A part of Melittangium boletus DSM 14713 genomic DNA contains:
- a CDS encoding AAA family ATPase, whose product MTASESSTRQAELAGFDRLLPALKEAYRRQRGKAWTSEELGAFAGLPAAEVARTLERFAAELGLAELLFGDDEGLVGAIQLSAAVEDTASFEAVHAGLAAQAPLRGPSHITELEVDGHRMLQRLVLRPGALTVLTGAPGSGKSSILDCLERLSLAMAGPVPSQGDSQVPERLHLSLRLESGAGQRVLYTVSLGGTRAVPRVTSERLEAGEGFAVLDFQNGQGVVRTATAEPPRPRVLATPRTVLAGELALRGALEAPVPGVVTSVRSLLEGWRFHRGFDVSAGAASRRPALSEPEPVLAADGANLSAVLFELWAAHPERWRELESHLRAALPSFEGLSVRPQGGLGTVMGVWREAGVREPLTLGELSDGTLLLLCLAVVCLSPRPAPLLVLDGLEVGLHPQVLPTLGALLQRAAMETQVLVATASSELIACLPTDARVLLTKASGRAVASRG is encoded by the coding sequence GTGACGGCGAGCGAATCGAGCACGAGACAGGCGGAGCTGGCGGGGTTCGACCGGTTGCTGCCCGCGCTGAAGGAAGCGTACCGGCGCCAGCGGGGCAAGGCGTGGACGTCCGAGGAACTGGGCGCGTTCGCGGGCTTGCCCGCGGCGGAGGTGGCCCGGACGCTGGAGCGGTTCGCCGCGGAGCTGGGACTCGCGGAGCTGCTCTTCGGCGATGACGAGGGCCTGGTGGGCGCCATCCAGCTCTCGGCCGCCGTGGAGGACACCGCCTCTTTCGAGGCCGTGCACGCGGGGCTCGCGGCCCAGGCGCCGCTGCGAGGTCCCTCTCACATCACGGAGCTGGAGGTGGACGGCCACCGGATGCTCCAGAGGCTCGTATTGCGGCCCGGGGCCCTGACGGTCCTCACGGGCGCGCCGGGCTCGGGCAAGTCCTCGATCCTCGACTGTCTGGAGCGGCTGTCGCTCGCGATGGCGGGGCCGGTGCCCTCCCAAGGTGATTCCCAGGTCCCCGAGCGGCTTCACCTGTCCCTGCGCCTCGAGAGCGGCGCGGGCCAGCGCGTGCTCTACACCGTGAGCCTGGGGGGCACGCGTGCCGTGCCTCGCGTCACCTCGGAGCGGCTGGAGGCCGGCGAGGGCTTCGCCGTGCTCGACTTCCAGAATGGCCAGGGCGTCGTCCGCACGGCGACGGCGGAGCCACCCCGGCCCCGGGTGCTCGCGACCCCTCGGACGGTGCTGGCCGGGGAACTCGCGCTGCGCGGCGCGCTGGAGGCGCCCGTCCCGGGCGTGGTCACCAGCGTGCGGAGCCTCCTGGAGGGCTGGCGTTTCCACCGGGGCTTCGACGTCTCCGCGGGCGCGGCCTCGCGGCGGCCCGCGCTCTCGGAGCCCGAGCCCGTGCTGGCGGCGGATGGCGCCAATCTGAGCGCCGTGCTCTTCGAGCTGTGGGCCGCGCATCCCGAGCGCTGGCGCGAGCTCGAGTCCCACCTGCGCGCGGCCCTGCCGTCCTTCGAGGGGCTGTCGGTCAGGCCCCAGGGCGGTCTGGGCACGGTGATGGGCGTCTGGCGCGAGGCGGGCGTGCGCGAGCCGCTGACGCTCGGCGAACTGTCGGATGGAACACTTCTGCTGCTGTGCCTGGCGGTGGTGTGCCTGTCGCCTCGTCCAGCGCCACTGCTGGTGCTGGACGGCCTCGAGGTGGGGCTCCATCCCCAGGTATTGCCCACACTCGGAGCGCTCCTCCAGCGGGCCGCGATGGAGACGCAGGTGCTCGTGGCCACGGCGTCCTCCGAGCTCATCGCCTGCCTGCCAACCGACGCGCGAGTGCTGCTCACCAAGGCGTCCGGGCGCGCCGTGGCCTCGCGGGGGTAG